The following coding sequences lie in one Heliangelus exortis chromosome 8, bHelExo1.hap1, whole genome shotgun sequence genomic window:
- the KIAA1614 gene encoding uncharacterized protein KIAA1614 homolog isoform X1, whose protein sequence is MEGGYPAETGRAPWPPKHPGQAPTPSENPEATPSPHAVLESKVKALKERRGAGRPGASAATPERSSPRKPRTRRGKPGWDAAAPEPRAQLRTYLTDGLLDGGDPAPGPPLTPPPRAGTPGLWRVPASRGDEGSGSRGSAFPQERSPAGKEVRDWGAPSASPAVSGGWERLSLAERVERNRRLLQEVLGLAVPEVPVNDGDWDSGVPLQNAEGCRAFVPGQELELSPRHEHAKQLLQRARMKARTNPLRASHDILLLPTTAPRPREPSGRPSLTPRDGGSLSDSSSGDSSCGRPRRPRGPSPSRVRFEDESARDAEVRYLERLQLRHRRVLGSALPSPGPAGGEQPGDGAGQPEGQSGNLVAGGKCSACGSFLGAAATTRGTDRPAATDAAESSPVARGRTPGDSVGLSPARLEPKTRALGPRGSPLWILPSRQRIHTEKIKETYIGDVTYIDEVDSALESTDTSDGCRTDSEEPGPRSPHPRGHRDPRARGHRTPRATPQPEARAGKGTCVASGGPDTGVRGSGAAASQAGTVCPPPPGRTGSREDADPQQHPGGKEGVGNAAHPLQKPSEPPEQLGASTPLLGTHLPTPPPTKKACSQVPFRKPLFTGVKRASSQGSRVPEPDDGSPAPPQPGATAGPGERRGPCSPRWLPGSPLRALSTNNCNNTRGQDGQDTPGMGRVTGTLSQPVVPVPQEAAGPPVEDAGAPGAQQPQHSAKSTAQGEPERPQSHKGSSSSALGLRKLLSSLSQSTKQRLGRFRCYSMEQLPAPSSTPPDGPTMKKSPSLQSLQLVSPFCQPQKAASIQSLHPLLGKAPRASAYLLPQTPDDRKGPSGPRRSLSVEDIGAPSRLRAVGRVVEVFPDGTSQLELQRPPHGAFGFCVTSGHGRPDTGVYVQEMSDAGTAKLYAGLLAVGDEILQVNGAAVSGLGLPRIRQLLLQADTLSLRVLRHRPGPR, encoded by the exons ATGGAGGGGGGCTATCCTGCTGAGACAGGGCGGGCCCCGTGGCCCCCCAAGCATCCTGGCCAAGCCCCCACCCCGTCGGAGAACCCCGAGGCCACCCCAAGCCCCCATGCCGTCCTGGAGAGTAAGGTGAAGGCGCTGAAGGAGAGGCGGGGGGCTGGGCGGCCGGGGGCTTCTGCGGCCACCCCCGAGCGCTCCTCACCCAGGAAGCCCCGGACGCGGCGGGGGAAGCCGGGCTGGGATGCGGCAGCGCCGGAGCCGCGGGCTCAGCTCCGCACGTACCTGACGGACGGGCTGCTGGATGGCGGGGACCCCGCACCCGggccccccctgacccccccgCCCCGCGCCGGCACCCCGGGGCTCTGGCGGGTGCCGGCATCCAGAGGCGACGAGGGCAGCGGGTCCCGAGGCTCTGCGTTCCCCCAGGAGAGATCCCCCGCAGGAAAGGAGGTGCGGGACTGGGGGGCTCCCTCTGCGTCCCCCGCCGTGTCAGGGGGCTGGGAGAGGCTCTCTCTGGCTGAACGAGTGGAGAGGAACCGGcggctgctgcaggaggtgctgggccTCGCCGTGCCCG AGGTGCCAGTGAATGATGGGGACTGGGACTCAGGGGTCCCACTGCAAAACGCTGAAGGCTGCAG GGCCTTTGTTCCcgggcaggagctggagctgagcccGCGGCACGAGCACgccaagcagctgctgcagcgAGCCCGCATGAAGGCTCGGACGAACCCCCTGCGCGCCAGCCACGacatcctcctcctgcccaccacTGCCCCCAGACCCAG GGAGCCCAGCGGGAGGCCGAGCCTCACCCCGCGGGACGGCGGGAGCCTGAGCGATTCCTCCAGCGGGGACTCGAGCTGTGGGCGGCCGCGACGGCCCCGCGGACCCTCCCCGTCCCGCGTCCGCTTCGAGGACGAGTCGGCCCGCGACGCCGAGGTGCGGTACCTGGAGCGGCTGCAGCTGCGGCACCGACGGGTGCTGGGCTCGGCGCTGCCCTCGCCTGGGCCGGCCGGTGGCGAGCAGCCGGGGGACGGGGCTGGCCAGCCCGAAGGCCAGAGCGGCAACCTCGTGGCCGGGGGCAAGTGCAGCGCTTGTGGCTCTTTCCTCGGTGCCGCTGCCACCACCCGAGGCACGGACAGACCGGCAGCCACCGACGCGGCCGAAAGCAGCCCCGTGGCACGAGGAAGAACGCCAGGGGACAGCGTGGGGCTGAGCCCTGCCCGGCTGGAGCCCAAAACCAGGGCTCTGGGCCCCCGCGGGTCCCCACTGTGGATCCTCCCCTCCCGGCAGCGCATCCACACTGAGAAGATCAAGGAGACGTACATCGGGGATGTCACCTACATCGACGAGGTGGACTCGGCCCTGGAGAGCACCGACACCTCCGACGGCTGCCGGACAGACAGTGAGGAGCCGGGACCCCGCAGCCCCCACCCGCGGGGGCACCGAGACCCCCGGGCTCGTGGGCACAGGACTCCCCGTGCCACGCCGCAGCCAGAGGcgagggctgggaaggggacCTGCGTGGCCAGTGGTGGCCCTGACACAGGAGTCAGGGGCTCGGGTGCTGCCGCAAGCCAGGCAGGGACTGTTTGCCCACCACCACCAGGGAGAACCGGCAGCCGGGAGGATGCAGACCCCCAGCAGCATCCGGGGGGCAAGGAGGGGGTGGGGAACGCTGCTCATCCCCTGCAGAAGCCCAGTGAGCCCCCTGAGCAGCTGGGGGCCAGCACCCCCCTGCTGGGCACCCacctccccactcccccccccaccAAGAAGGCCTGCTCCCAGGTGCCTTTCAGGAAACCCCTTTTCACCGGTGTGAAAAGAGCATCGAGCCAAGGATCCCGGGTCCCTGAGCCTGATGATGGGagccctgcacccccccagCCCGGGGCCACGGCAGGACCAGGGGAACGGCGGgggccctgcagccccaggtgGCTCCCGGGGAGCCCCCTCCGTGCCTTGTCCACTAACAACTGCAACAACACCCGCGGCCAGGATGGGCAGGACACCCCGGGGATGGGCAGAG TTACAGGGACACTCTCACAGCCTGTTGTCCCCGTGCCCCAGGAAGCTGCTGGTCCCCCTGTGGAAGATGCTGGGGCACCTGGagcacagcagccacagcactCAGCCaagagcacagcacaggg GGAGCCAGAGAGGCCACAGAGCcacaagggcagcagcagctcagcgCTGGGGCTGAGGAAACTCCTGAGCAGCCTGAGCCAGAGCACCAAGCAGCGCCTGGGCCGCTTCCGCTGCTACAGcatggagcagctcccagcccccagcagcaccccccCGGATGGCCCCACCATGAAGAAGTCACCCTCCCTGCAGTCCCTGCAGCTG GTGTCACCCTTCTGCCAGCCCCAAAAAGCGGCCTCCATCCAGAGCTTGCACCCCCTCCTGGGCAAGGCACCCCGTGCCAGCGCCTACCTCCTGCCCCAGACCCCTGATGACAG GAAGGGGCCCTCAGGGCCACGGCGCTCACTGAGCGTGGAGGACATCGGGGCGCCCAGCCGGCTGCGGGCCGTGGGGCGCGTGGTCGAGGTCTTCCCTGATGGCACCagccagctggagctgcagagaccTCCCCACGGGGCCTTTGGGTTTTGTGTCACCTCTGGGCACGGCCGGCCCGACACAG GTGTCTACGTGCAGGAGATGTCAGACGCCGGCACGGCCAAGCTGTACGCGGGGCTCCTGGCCGTGGGGGATGAGATCCTGCAGGTCAACGGGGCGGCCGTGtcggggctggggctgccccgcATccggcagctgctgctccaggcagaCACCCTGTCCCTGCGCGTCCTGCGGCACCGCCCCGGGCCCCGGTAG
- the KIAA1614 gene encoding uncharacterized protein KIAA1614 homolog isoform X2, with translation MEGGYPAETGRAPWPPKHPGQAPTPSENPEATPSPHAVLESKVKALKERRGAGRPGASAATPERSSPRKPRTRRGKPGWDAAAPEPRAQLRTYLTDGLLDGGDPAPGPPLTPPPRAGTPGLWRVPASRGDEGSGSRGSAFPQERSPAGKEVRDWGAPSASPAVSGGWERLSLAERVERNRRLLQEVLGLAVPEVPVNDGDWDSGVPLQNAEGCRAFVPGQELELSPRHEHAKQLLQRARMKARTNPLRASHDILLLPTTAPRPREPSGRPSLTPRDGGSLSDSSSGDSSCGRPRRPRGPSPSRVRFEDESARDAEVRYLERLQLRHRRVLGSALPSPGPAGGEQPGDGAGQPEGQSGNLVAGGKCSACGSFLGAAATTRGTDRPAATDAAESSPVARGRTPGDSVGLSPARLEPKTRALGPRGSPLWILPSRQRIHTEKIKETYIGDVTYIDEVDSALESTDTSDGCRTDSEEPGPRSPHPRGHRDPRARGHRTPRATPQPEARAGKGTCVASGGPDTGVRGSGAAASQAGTVCPPPPGRTGSREDADPQQHPGGKEGVGNAAHPLQKPSEPPEQLGASTPLLGTHLPTPPPTKKACSQVPFRKPLFTGVKRASSQGSRVPEPDDGSPAPPQPGATAGPGERRGPCSPRWLPGSPLRALSTNNCNNTRGQDGQDTPGMGRVTGTLSQPVVPVPQEAAGPPVEDAGAPGAQQPQHSAKSTAQGEPERPQSHKGSSSSALGLRKLLSSLSQSTKQRLGRFRCYSMEQLPAPSSTPPDGPTMKKSPSLQSLQLPGAFP, from the exons ATGGAGGGGGGCTATCCTGCTGAGACAGGGCGGGCCCCGTGGCCCCCCAAGCATCCTGGCCAAGCCCCCACCCCGTCGGAGAACCCCGAGGCCACCCCAAGCCCCCATGCCGTCCTGGAGAGTAAGGTGAAGGCGCTGAAGGAGAGGCGGGGGGCTGGGCGGCCGGGGGCTTCTGCGGCCACCCCCGAGCGCTCCTCACCCAGGAAGCCCCGGACGCGGCGGGGGAAGCCGGGCTGGGATGCGGCAGCGCCGGAGCCGCGGGCTCAGCTCCGCACGTACCTGACGGACGGGCTGCTGGATGGCGGGGACCCCGCACCCGggccccccctgacccccccgCCCCGCGCCGGCACCCCGGGGCTCTGGCGGGTGCCGGCATCCAGAGGCGACGAGGGCAGCGGGTCCCGAGGCTCTGCGTTCCCCCAGGAGAGATCCCCCGCAGGAAAGGAGGTGCGGGACTGGGGGGCTCCCTCTGCGTCCCCCGCCGTGTCAGGGGGCTGGGAGAGGCTCTCTCTGGCTGAACGAGTGGAGAGGAACCGGcggctgctgcaggaggtgctgggccTCGCCGTGCCCG AGGTGCCAGTGAATGATGGGGACTGGGACTCAGGGGTCCCACTGCAAAACGCTGAAGGCTGCAG GGCCTTTGTTCCcgggcaggagctggagctgagcccGCGGCACGAGCACgccaagcagctgctgcagcgAGCCCGCATGAAGGCTCGGACGAACCCCCTGCGCGCCAGCCACGacatcctcctcctgcccaccacTGCCCCCAGACCCAG GGAGCCCAGCGGGAGGCCGAGCCTCACCCCGCGGGACGGCGGGAGCCTGAGCGATTCCTCCAGCGGGGACTCGAGCTGTGGGCGGCCGCGACGGCCCCGCGGACCCTCCCCGTCCCGCGTCCGCTTCGAGGACGAGTCGGCCCGCGACGCCGAGGTGCGGTACCTGGAGCGGCTGCAGCTGCGGCACCGACGGGTGCTGGGCTCGGCGCTGCCCTCGCCTGGGCCGGCCGGTGGCGAGCAGCCGGGGGACGGGGCTGGCCAGCCCGAAGGCCAGAGCGGCAACCTCGTGGCCGGGGGCAAGTGCAGCGCTTGTGGCTCTTTCCTCGGTGCCGCTGCCACCACCCGAGGCACGGACAGACCGGCAGCCACCGACGCGGCCGAAAGCAGCCCCGTGGCACGAGGAAGAACGCCAGGGGACAGCGTGGGGCTGAGCCCTGCCCGGCTGGAGCCCAAAACCAGGGCTCTGGGCCCCCGCGGGTCCCCACTGTGGATCCTCCCCTCCCGGCAGCGCATCCACACTGAGAAGATCAAGGAGACGTACATCGGGGATGTCACCTACATCGACGAGGTGGACTCGGCCCTGGAGAGCACCGACACCTCCGACGGCTGCCGGACAGACAGTGAGGAGCCGGGACCCCGCAGCCCCCACCCGCGGGGGCACCGAGACCCCCGGGCTCGTGGGCACAGGACTCCCCGTGCCACGCCGCAGCCAGAGGcgagggctgggaaggggacCTGCGTGGCCAGTGGTGGCCCTGACACAGGAGTCAGGGGCTCGGGTGCTGCCGCAAGCCAGGCAGGGACTGTTTGCCCACCACCACCAGGGAGAACCGGCAGCCGGGAGGATGCAGACCCCCAGCAGCATCCGGGGGGCAAGGAGGGGGTGGGGAACGCTGCTCATCCCCTGCAGAAGCCCAGTGAGCCCCCTGAGCAGCTGGGGGCCAGCACCCCCCTGCTGGGCACCCacctccccactcccccccccaccAAGAAGGCCTGCTCCCAGGTGCCTTTCAGGAAACCCCTTTTCACCGGTGTGAAAAGAGCATCGAGCCAAGGATCCCGGGTCCCTGAGCCTGATGATGGGagccctgcacccccccagCCCGGGGCCACGGCAGGACCAGGGGAACGGCGGgggccctgcagccccaggtgGCTCCCGGGGAGCCCCCTCCGTGCCTTGTCCACTAACAACTGCAACAACACCCGCGGCCAGGATGGGCAGGACACCCCGGGGATGGGCAGAG TTACAGGGACACTCTCACAGCCTGTTGTCCCCGTGCCCCAGGAAGCTGCTGGTCCCCCTGTGGAAGATGCTGGGGCACCTGGagcacagcagccacagcactCAGCCaagagcacagcacaggg GGAGCCAGAGAGGCCACAGAGCcacaagggcagcagcagctcagcgCTGGGGCTGAGGAAACTCCTGAGCAGCCTGAGCCAGAGCACCAAGCAGCGCCTGGGCCGCTTCCGCTGCTACAGcatggagcagctcccagcccccagcagcaccccccCGGATGGCCCCACCATGAAGAAGTCACCCTCCCTGCAGTCCCTGCAGCTG CCAGGTGCTTTTCCCTAG